A DNA window from Camelina sativa cultivar DH55 chromosome 13, Cs, whole genome shotgun sequence contains the following coding sequences:
- the LOC104734386 gene encoding monodehydroascorbate reductase 2 has protein sequence MAEEKSFKYVIVGGGVAAGYAAREFFNQGVKPGELAIISKEQVPPYERPALSKGYIHLDNKATLPGFYVCAGSGGERQFPMWYKEKGIELILGTEIVKADLAAKTLVSGTGQVFKYQTLLAATGSSVIRLSDFGVPGADAKNIFYLRELEDADHLAYAMEVKEKGNAVVVGGGYIGLELSAALKANNLDVTMVYPEPWCMPRLFTAGIASFYEGYYANKGINIVKGTVASGFSTNSNGEVTEVKLKDGRTLEADIVIVGVGGRPIISLFKGQVEEEKGGLKTDAFFKTSVPDVYAIGDVATFPMKLYNDMRRVEHVDHARKSAEQAVKAIKAAEEGNSIPEYDYLPYFYSRAFDLSWQFYGDNVGETVMFGDNDPKSPKPKFGSYWIKEGKVVGAFVEGGTPEENQAIAKVARAQPSVESLDVLAKEGLSFATKI, from the exons ATGGCTGAAGAGAAGAGCTTCAAGTATGTGATCGTCGGAGGTGGTGTCGCCGCC GGATACGCGGCTAGAGAGTTCTTTAACCAAGGTGTTAAGCCTGGTGAACTTGCCATCATTTCCAAGGAACAA GTGCCTCCTTATGAGCGTCCTGCACTTAGCAAAGGATATATTCACCTCGACA ATAAAGCTACACTTCCTGGTTTCTATGTCTGTGCTGGAAGTGGAGGAGAGAGACAGTTCCCTATGTGGTACAAAGAGAAAG GTATTGAGCTGATTTTGGGAACAGAGATTGTCAAAGCGGATCTTGCTGCAAAGACTCTTGTTAGTGGTACTGGACAAGTCTTCAAGTACCAAACTTTGCTAGCTGCAACTGGTTCTTCT GTCATAAGGTTGTCAGATTTTGGCGTCCCAGGTGCAGATGCTAAGAATATTTTTTACCTGAGAGAACTCGAAGATGCTGATCACCTTGCTTATGCAATGGAAGTTAAGGAAAAAGGAAACGCTGTGGTTGTTGGTGGTGGTTACATTGGTCTTGAACTCAGTGCTGCTCTGAAGGCTAACAACCTCGACGTTACCATGGTTTATCCAGAACCTTGGTGCA TGCCTCGGCTTTTCACCGCTGGCATTGCTTCCTTCTACGAGGGTTACTACGCCAACAAAGGAATCAACATTGTCAAAGGCACTGTTGCATCTGGTTTCAGTACCAACTCAAATGGAGAG GTCACTGAGGTGAAACTGAAGGACGGAAGAACATTAGAAGCTGATATCGTGATCGTTGGTGTCGGTGGTAGACCGATTATATCACTCTTTAAAGGTCAAGTTGAAGAGGAGAAGGGTGGTTTGAAG ACTGATGCGTTTTTCAAAACAAGTGTCCCAGATGTATACGCCATTGGTGATGTAGCCACCTTCCCAATGAAACTCTACAACGATATGAGACGCGTTGAACACGTTGACCATGCTCGCAAATCCGCTGAACAAGCCGTTAAG GCAATAAAGGCTGCAGAAGAAGGGAACTCGATCCCGGAATATGACTATCTTCCATACTTCTACTCTCGAGCCTTTGATCTCTCATGGCAATTCTACGGTGACAACGTTGGAGAAACCGTAATGTTTGGAGACAATGACCCGAAATCGCCTAAGCCAAAATTCGGGAGCTACTGGATTAAAGAAGGGAAAGTGGTTGGAGCATTTGTAGAAGGTGGAACTCCTGAAGAGAACCAGGCAATTGCTAAGGTTGCACGAGCACAACCTTCAGTTGAAAGCCTTGATGTGTTGGCTAAGGAAGGCCTTTCTTTCGCCACcaagatataa